One region of Bacillus zhangzhouensis genomic DNA includes:
- the fliY gene encoding flagellar motor switch phosphatase FliY, producing the protein MENNGSKLSQDEIDALLKGGSNDDIEPDTILSAMEQDAIGEIGNISFGSSATALSTLLNQKVEITTPTVTVIQKSMLNEEFPHPYVAIEVNYTEGFSASNLLVVQQTDAAVIADLMMGGDGTNADPSLSEIHLSAVQEAMNQMMGSAATSMSTVFNKKIDISPPRVELLDVKEGEGTDRIPAEEMLVKVSFRLKIGELIDSHIMQLYPITFAKDLIAELTDPAQEEEPVQEDQVSAPEPQPAAPQTQSVQAQHTAPPKKQAKPKPAAPVNVAPVEFEAFSEPQHTTSQLGNLDMLMDIPLSITVELGRTQRSVKEVLELSAGSIIELDKLAGEPVDILVNKRIVAKGEVVVIDENFGVRVTDILSQSERLSNLK; encoded by the coding sequence ATGGAGAATAACGGAAGTAAATTATCACAAGACGAAATCGATGCGCTCCTTAAAGGAGGCAGCAATGACGATATAGAGCCTGATACAATCCTTTCTGCAATGGAGCAAGATGCCATTGGAGAAATCGGAAATATTTCATTTGGCAGCTCTGCAACAGCACTTTCAACCCTATTAAATCAAAAAGTAGAGATTACAACTCCAACTGTTACAGTGATTCAAAAAAGTATGCTGAATGAGGAATTTCCTCATCCGTATGTTGCTATTGAAGTGAATTATACGGAAGGTTTCAGCGCAAGTAACCTGCTTGTCGTCCAGCAAACAGATGCAGCGGTCATTGCAGACTTAATGATGGGCGGAGACGGGACAAATGCTGACCCCTCTTTAAGCGAGATTCACTTAAGTGCAGTGCAAGAAGCAATGAACCAAATGATGGGTTCTGCTGCGACATCCATGTCGACTGTCTTTAATAAAAAGATTGATATCTCTCCGCCACGCGTCGAATTACTTGATGTGAAAGAAGGAGAAGGGACAGACCGCATTCCAGCTGAAGAAATGCTTGTCAAAGTATCCTTCAGATTAAAAATAGGTGAACTCATCGATTCACATATTATGCAGCTTTATCCTATTACATTTGCGAAGGATTTAATCGCAGAATTAACAGACCCTGCGCAAGAAGAAGAGCCGGTTCAAGAAGATCAAGTGAGTGCACCTGAACCTCAGCCGGCAGCTCCGCAAACGCAGTCTGTCCAAGCGCAGCACACAGCACCGCCGAAAAAGCAGGCGAAGCCAAAACCGGCAGCACCTGTAAATGTGGCGCCAGTCGAATTTGAAGCGTTCAGTGAGCCTCAGCATACAACAAGCCAGCTTGGAAATCTTGATATGCTGATGGACATTCCGCTTTCCATTACGGTGGAACTTGGAAGAACTCAGCGCAGTGTGAAAGAAGTTCTTGAGCTATCAGCTGGAAGTATTATTGAACTGGACAAACTTGCTGGTGAGCCAGTAGACATTCTGGTTAACAAGCGGATCGTCGCCAAAGGGGAAGTCGTTGTCATTGATGAGAACTTTGGGGTTCGTGTAACTGACATTTTAAGTCAGTCAGAAAGACTGTCTAATTTAAAATAA
- a CDS encoding response regulator: MATKVLIVDDAAFMRMMIKDILVKNGFDVVGEAENGAQAVEKYKETSPDLVTMDITMPEMDGITALKEIKQIDASAKIIMCSAMGQQSMVIDAIQAGAKDFIVKPFQADRVLEAINKTLG; encoded by the coding sequence ATGGCTACTAAGGTATTAATCGTAGATGATGCAGCATTCATGAGAATGATGATCAAAGATATTCTTGTAAAAAACGGATTTGATGTAGTAGGAGAAGCAGAAAACGGCGCACAAGCAGTTGAAAAATACAAAGAAACATCTCCTGACCTTGTCACAATGGATATCACAATGCCAGAAATGGACGGAATCACAGCATTAAAAGAAATTAAACAAATCGATGCTTCTGCAAAAATCATCATGTGTTCTGCTATGGGACAGCAGTCAATGGTGATTGACGCGATCCAAGCAGGTGCAAAAGACTTTATCGTGAAGCCATTCCAGGCAGACCGTGTACTTGAAGCAATTAATAAAACGTTAGGCTAA
- the fliZ gene encoding flagella biosynthesis regulatory protein FliZ — MKKRLICIAMISFMLFLTMQPASLFAETKDPENGTVNDWLKDEKESKKDTEKKTTDNQTNPAEEVPSSSVSIMDFVKMIGALLFVILLIYGLVRFVGKQNRLLKPFRYVENIGGTTVGQNRSVQLIKVGKRVLVVGVADSIQLLKEIDDEQECEAIVKQYEEAMESKTDLPKIVQKFTSQVKKHDQPTTSFSANLKAQLAELKKTQSEVRKKGPKQNE, encoded by the coding sequence TTGAAAAAACGTTTGATATGTATAGCAATGATCAGTTTTATGCTTTTCTTAACGATGCAGCCGGCCTCACTGTTTGCCGAAACGAAAGATCCTGAAAATGGCACAGTGAATGACTGGCTCAAAGATGAGAAAGAGAGCAAAAAGGATACAGAGAAGAAAACCACTGACAATCAAACGAATCCGGCAGAAGAAGTTCCCTCTTCTTCTGTCTCCATTATGGATTTTGTCAAAATGATTGGTGCCTTACTTTTTGTCATCCTGCTTATTTATGGATTGGTGAGATTTGTTGGTAAGCAAAACCGCTTACTCAAACCATTTCGATATGTTGAAAATATTGGCGGAACGACAGTCGGACAAAACCGTTCAGTCCAGCTGATCAAGGTGGGCAAACGAGTATTAGTTGTCGGCGTAGCAGACTCAATCCAGCTGCTAAAAGAAATTGATGATGAACAAGAATGTGAAGCAATCGTGAAACAATATGAAGAAGCGATGGAGAGTAAGACCGATTTACCAAAAATTGTTCAAAAATTCACATCGCAGGTAAAGAAACATGATCAGCCGACCACTTCTTTTTCAGCCAATTTAAAAGCGCAGCTAGCCGAATTGAAAAAGACCCAATCAGAAGTCAGAAAGAAAGGCCCGAAACAAAATGAATGA
- the fliP gene encoding flagellar type III secretion system pore protein FliP (The bacterial flagellar biogenesis protein FliP forms a type III secretion system (T3SS)-type pore required for flagellar assembly.), translating into MNEFIDLFNSSGAGNISTSVRLLLLLTVFSVAPGILILMTCFTRIVIVLSFVRTSLATNSMPPNQVLVGLALFLTFFIMAPTFSQINKEALTPLLNDDITLNQAYEKAEVPIKEFMSKHTRQKDLALFLSYAKMDTPESIKDIPLTAMVPAFAISELKTAFQIGFMIFIPFLIIDMVVASVLMSMGMMMLPPVMISLPFKILLFVLVDGWYLIVKSLLQSF; encoded by the coding sequence ATGAATGAGTTTATCGATTTATTTAATTCCAGCGGTGCAGGAAATATCAGCACATCTGTCCGTCTTCTTTTACTTTTAACTGTATTTTCGGTTGCACCGGGCATTCTCATTTTAATGACGTGTTTTACACGGATTGTGATTGTTCTTTCATTTGTCAGAACATCACTTGCAACCAACTCAATGCCGCCAAACCAAGTGCTTGTTGGACTTGCGTTGTTTCTCACATTTTTTATCATGGCACCCACGTTCTCACAGATTAATAAAGAGGCGCTGACGCCGCTTTTAAATGATGACATCACGTTAAATCAGGCGTATGAAAAAGCCGAAGTGCCTATTAAAGAGTTTATGAGTAAACATACGAGACAGAAAGATTTGGCTTTATTTCTTAGCTACGCAAAAATGGATACGCCTGAATCGATTAAAGATATTCCGTTAACGGCGATGGTTCCCGCTTTTGCCATTTCAGAATTAAAGACGGCATTTCAAATTGGTTTCATGATCTTTATTCCATTTTTAATTATTGACATGGTGGTCGCAAGTGTTCTGATGTCAATGGGGATGATGATGCTTCCGCCGGTTATGATATCGCTCCCTTTCAAAATATTGTTATTTGTATTAGTCGATGGATGGTATTTGATAGTTAAATCTTTGCTGCAAAGCTTTTAG
- the fliQ gene encoding flagellar biosynthesis protein FliQ: protein MSSEFVITLAERSVYVVLLVSGPLLALALIVGLIVSVFQATTQIQEQTLAFIPKIVAVLIGLVVFGPWMLSTIVSFTTELFSNLDRFAG from the coding sequence ATGAGTTCAGAATTTGTCATTACGTTGGCCGAAAGATCAGTGTATGTAGTATTGCTTGTGAGTGGGCCGCTTCTAGCGCTCGCACTCATTGTGGGACTAATTGTCAGTGTGTTTCAGGCGACAACCCAAATTCAAGAACAGACGCTTGCGTTTATTCCTAAGATTGTTGCAGTACTCATTGGACTTGTTGTGTTTGGTCCATGGATGCTTTCAACAATCGTGTCATTTACGACAGAGCTGTTCTCGAATTTAGATCGATTTGCAGGTTAA
- the fliR gene encoding flagellar type III secretion system protein FliR, protein MSIIELFPAFLLVFIRITAFFVTVPLLAHRTIPAVHRVGFSLFLAVISFSTIKEPPALDIDGLYMMLAVKEAMVGLLLGLIAYIMVSAVQIAGSFIDFQMGFAIANIIDPQTGAQTPLMGQFFYTVTLLLMLATNAHHLLLDGIYYSFQYIAVDQYALNFGSESFAYFIAKSFNQMFIIAFQISAPVVASLFLVDLALGIVARTVPQMNVFVVGLPIKMGVSFIMIIICMGVIFGVVQNTFETIVLTMRNFLALVGGSS, encoded by the coding sequence ATGTCAATCATAGAATTATTCCCTGCTTTTCTTTTAGTGTTTATTCGGATCACCGCTTTTTTTGTGACAGTACCGCTTTTAGCGCATAGAACGATTCCAGCTGTACACAGAGTTGGATTCTCCCTGTTTTTAGCCGTCATTAGTTTTAGCACCATAAAAGAACCGCCAGCACTCGACATAGACGGTCTTTATATGATGCTTGCGGTGAAAGAAGCAATGGTCGGACTTCTGCTTGGGCTGATTGCATACATCATGGTGTCCGCTGTTCAAATTGCCGGCTCATTCATTGATTTTCAAATGGGTTTTGCCATTGCCAATATTATTGATCCGCAAACAGGGGCGCAAACGCCGCTGATGGGACAGTTTTTTTATACAGTCACATTGCTTTTGATGCTGGCAACAAACGCACATCACCTGCTGCTTGATGGAATCTATTACAGCTTTCAATACATTGCAGTTGATCAATACGCGCTGAATTTCGGCAGTGAATCCTTTGCTTATTTTATTGCAAAAAGCTTCAACCAAATGTTTATCATAGCCTTTCAAATTTCGGCACCTGTAGTGGCAAGTCTGTTTTTAGTCGATTTGGCACTGGGAATTGTGGCACGTACAGTTCCACAAATGAACGTATTTGTGGTCGGACTTCCTATTAAAATGGGTGTGAGTTTTATTATGATCATCATCTGTATGGGCGTCATCTTCGGTGTTGTCCAAAATACATTTGAAACGATAGTACTCACCATGAGGAATTTCTTAGCATTGGTCGGTGGTTCGTCATGA
- the flhB gene encoding flagellar biosynthesis protein FlhB: protein MMTGLRLDLQFFAGEKTEKATPKKRRDSRKKGQVAKSTDVNTAISFLFIFLSFFFIGPFMKERIIALIERFYSTTMLMKVSTSNIHQLFLELLQETGFLLMPILGVGMLAGIISNYLQVGFLFSTEVIKPKLEKLDPIKGFKRIYSIRALVELLKSILKISFVGFATFIALWMHFDEILRLPLLTAEETLHFVANMTLIMGLYAAGALLILAGLDYMYQKFDYEKNLRMSKQDIKDEYKKSEGDPLIKSKIKQRQREMAMRRMMQEVPKADVIITNPTHYAIALKYDEEKMDAPYVVAKGTDILALKIKTIAKEHDVMTVENRPLARALYDQVDIDQAVPEEYFKAIAEILAYVYKTKQKIL from the coding sequence ATGATGACAGGGCTTAGACTAGACTTGCAATTTTTCGCAGGTGAAAAAACAGAAAAAGCAACGCCGAAAAAAAGGCGGGATTCACGTAAAAAAGGACAGGTTGCCAAAAGTACCGATGTCAATACAGCCATCTCATTTTTATTCATCTTTTTATCATTCTTTTTTATTGGGCCTTTTATGAAAGAGCGGATTATCGCGCTCATTGAACGTTTTTATTCAACAACCATGCTAATGAAGGTTAGTACTTCTAATATTCATCAATTATTCTTGGAATTGCTTCAGGAAACCGGATTCCTCCTCATGCCAATCCTTGGTGTTGGTATGCTGGCCGGGATTATCAGTAACTATTTACAAGTCGGCTTTCTCTTTTCGACAGAAGTGATCAAACCGAAATTAGAAAAGCTTGACCCAATCAAAGGGTTTAAGCGGATATACAGTATTCGAGCCCTCGTAGAGCTATTAAAATCCATTTTAAAAATTAGCTTTGTTGGCTTTGCGACATTTATTGCTCTTTGGATGCACTTTGACGAAATTCTGCGGCTGCCTTTATTAACAGCAGAGGAAACCCTTCATTTCGTCGCAAATATGACCTTAATTATGGGGCTGTATGCTGCTGGTGCTCTTCTGATCTTGGCAGGGCTTGATTATATGTATCAGAAATTTGATTATGAAAAAAACTTGCGGATGTCCAAACAAGACATCAAAGATGAGTATAAAAAATCAGAGGGTGACCCGCTCATAAAATCAAAGATTAAACAGCGTCAGCGGGAAATGGCCATGAGACGGATGATGCAGGAAGTCCCAAAAGCGGACGTTATCATTACAAATCCAACCCACTATGCAATTGCCTTAAAGTATGACGAGGAAAAAATGGACGCGCCCTATGTTGTGGCAAAGGGTACGGATATTTTGGCTTTGAAAATTAAAACGATTGCGAAAGAACATGATGTCATGACTGTTGAGAACAGGCCGCTTGCCCGTGCACTCTATGATCAGGTCGACATCGACCAAGCGGTGCCAGAAGAATACTTTAAGGCCATCGCAGAAATTTTAGCTTACGTCTATAAAACGAAACAAAAGATTTTATGA
- the flhA gene encoding flagellar biosynthesis protein FlhA, whose protein sequence is MSARDLSVLISVILIVAMLVIPFPPVLLSILIIINISLALIVLLTTMNMQEPLQFSIFPSLLLLLTLFRLGLNISTTRSILSTGDAGKVVETFGSFVVGGNLLVGLVVFLILIIIQFIVITKGAERVSEVAARFTLDAMPGKQMSIDADLNAGMLTESEARNRREKVAREADFYGAMDGASKFVKGDAIAGIIIVIINIIFGIIIGMMQQGMSIQESASHFTLLTVGDGIVSQIPALLISTATGIVVTRAASNGNLGSDITGQLFAFPAMLYVTAGTIFLLGLFTPIGILLTGPIAGLLALGAYMMSKNKQDQEEIEEVLEEQAEVEEMKSPESVIHLLQMDAIEFEFGYGLIPLADANQGGDLLDRIVMIRRQLALELGLVIPVVRIRDNIALNPNEYRLKIKGNEVAKGELLLDHYLAMSPTPDDDPIEGIETIEPSFGLPAKWISEAEKDQAEMLGYTVVDPASVVSTHITEKIRQNAHELLGRQETKQLIDHLKESYPVLVDEVTPNPLAVGDIQKVLAKLLKEKVSIRNLVTIFETLADYGKLTTDTDLLTEYVRQALARQITAQYAKENESLKVVTCSGRVEKVIADSVQQTEHGNYLSLDPESSESVIQSVAREIEQLSLRQETPVLLCSPPIRMYVKQLLERYFPDLPVLSYNELEANVEVQSIGVVDI, encoded by the coding sequence ATGTCAGCAAGAGATTTATCTGTTTTAATCAGTGTTATTTTAATTGTGGCGATGCTGGTCATACCGTTTCCGCCCGTTTTATTAAGTATTTTAATCATTATTAATATTTCTCTTGCGCTTATCGTGCTTCTCACCACAATGAACATGCAAGAACCACTTCAATTTTCAATTTTTCCATCATTGCTTTTGCTCTTAACGTTGTTTCGTTTAGGGCTTAACATCTCTACAACACGTTCTATTCTTTCAACAGGAGATGCTGGAAAGGTTGTAGAAACGTTCGGTTCATTTGTTGTTGGAGGAAATCTCCTCGTTGGTCTTGTTGTTTTCCTAATCCTGATCATTATTCAGTTTATTGTTATTACCAAAGGGGCAGAGCGTGTGTCAGAGGTTGCGGCAAGATTTACACTCGATGCGATGCCAGGTAAACAAATGAGTATTGACGCAGATTTAAATGCAGGAATGCTGACAGAAAGTGAAGCAAGAAATCGTCGTGAAAAAGTAGCGAGAGAAGCAGACTTTTATGGAGCGATGGATGGTGCCAGTAAGTTCGTTAAAGGGGATGCCATCGCAGGTATTATCATCGTCATCATCAATATTATATTTGGAATCATTATCGGAATGATGCAGCAAGGAATGTCAATTCAAGAATCAGCTTCCCATTTTACCCTATTAACGGTAGGGGACGGAATTGTTTCGCAAATTCCAGCACTCCTCATCTCAACGGCAACAGGGATTGTTGTGACGAGAGCAGCTTCTAACGGAAACCTTGGATCAGACATTACAGGGCAGCTCTTTGCATTCCCAGCCATGCTTTATGTTACAGCCGGCACGATCTTCCTTCTTGGGCTGTTTACACCAATCGGCATACTTTTGACAGGGCCGATCGCAGGTTTACTTGCACTTGGCGCATACATGATGTCGAAAAACAAACAAGACCAAGAAGAAATCGAAGAGGTACTCGAGGAACAGGCAGAGGTAGAAGAGATGAAAAGTCCAGAAAGCGTTATTCATCTCCTGCAAATGGATGCCATTGAATTTGAATTTGGCTACGGCCTCATCCCGCTCGCTGATGCAAATCAGGGCGGTGACCTGTTAGACCGAATTGTGATGATCCGAAGGCAGCTTGCCCTCGAACTAGGTCTTGTCATTCCAGTCGTCCGGATTCGGGACAATATTGCACTGAACCCAAATGAATACAGGTTGAAAATTAAAGGAAATGAAGTAGCAAAAGGGGAGCTGCTGCTTGATCACTACTTAGCGATGTCCCCAACACCTGATGATGATCCAATTGAAGGAATTGAAACAATCGAACCTTCCTTTGGCCTGCCGGCTAAATGGATATCAGAAGCAGAAAAAGATCAGGCTGAGATGCTAGGCTATACGGTTGTGGACCCAGCATCTGTAGTGTCTACTCACATCACAGAGAAGATTAGACAAAATGCACACGAACTGCTCGGACGCCAAGAAACGAAGCAATTAATCGATCATCTGAAAGAAAGTTATCCTGTCTTAGTGGATGAGGTAACGCCAAATCCGCTGGCAGTCGGTGATATTCAAAAAGTACTGGCGAAGCTGCTGAAAGAAAAGGTCTCTATCCGAAACCTTGTCACCATTTTTGAGACGCTTGCAGACTATGGAAAATTAACGACTGATACAGATTTATTAACAGAGTATGTTAGACAGGCACTGGCAAGACAGATTACCGCACAGTATGCAAAAGAAAATGAATCATTGAAAGTTGTGACATGCTCAGGTCGAGTAGAAAAGGTGATTGCAGACAGCGTTCAGCAGACAGAGCATGGCAACTACTTATCATTAGACCCAGAATCCTCTGAAAGTGTGATTCAATCAGTGGCGAGAGAAATTGAACAGCTTTCGCTTCGTCAGGAAACGCCGGTTCTATTATGCTCACCTCCTATAAGAATGTACGTGAAGCAGTTGTTAGAAAGATATTTCCCAGATTTACCGGTACTATCTTATAACGAACTAGAAGCGAATGTGGAAGTACAGAGCATCGGAGTGGTGGATATCTAA
- the flhF gene encoding flagellar biosynthesis protein FlhF, whose product MKMKKITANSMQEATIQIRQQLGKDAVILNSKTVVKRKLFGLKKQQMVEVIAVLDQDFEERAGKGLNPAPALPVLPKKEQVQKLPEEPSFVPKAAKPAPSHTQPLEYVRNERHAGILPDPLIAIDQKLKDQGLDDAIRDECLKGLLTKGAVKEDHIKKELEQLLTDMLPAKTTDEPMITSKYIVLFGSTGAGKTTTIAKLAAKTAIQQQKKIAFITTDTYRIAAIEQLKTYAELLNAPLEVCYSREDFVNAQETFKEYDHIFIDTAGRNFKEEAYIKELTDIIPFDESIQSFLVMSATSKYQDMKAMVKRFEHVPIDQFIFTKVDETDTMGTIFQIIADSQIKLGFLTNGQNVPEDILEGSPLELTRMVLQS is encoded by the coding sequence ATGAAAATGAAAAAAATCACAGCAAATTCTATGCAGGAGGCAACGATTCAAATCAGGCAGCAGCTTGGCAAAGATGCCGTTATTTTAAATTCCAAAACCGTTGTCAAACGCAAACTGTTCGGTTTGAAAAAACAGCAAATGGTCGAAGTGATTGCAGTTTTGGATCAAGATTTCGAGGAAAGAGCTGGTAAAGGTTTAAACCCAGCACCGGCTCTTCCAGTGTTACCGAAAAAGGAACAAGTTCAAAAGCTGCCCGAAGAGCCTTCCTTTGTTCCCAAGGCAGCGAAACCAGCACCGTCTCATACTCAGCCTTTAGAATATGTAAGGAATGAACGGCATGCGGGTATTCTGCCTGACCCTCTCATAGCAATCGATCAAAAGCTAAAAGATCAAGGTCTTGATGATGCCATTCGAGACGAATGCCTGAAGGGTCTTTTAACAAAGGGCGCAGTTAAAGAAGATCATATAAAAAAAGAACTTGAACAACTGCTGACAGATATGCTGCCAGCTAAAACCACTGATGAGCCGATGATTACTTCAAAATACATTGTACTGTTCGGGTCAACCGGAGCTGGTAAAACGACAACGATTGCAAAGCTGGCCGCTAAAACGGCCATTCAGCAGCAAAAGAAAATTGCTTTTATTACAACCGATACGTACCGGATTGCTGCCATCGAACAGCTGAAAACATATGCTGAACTGCTGAATGCACCACTTGAGGTTTGTTATTCGAGAGAAGATTTTGTCAATGCCCAAGAGACCTTTAAAGAATATGATCATATTTTCATCGATACAGCAGGTCGTAACTTTAAAGAAGAAGCGTATATCAAAGAGTTGACCGACATTATTCCATTTGATGAGAGCATTCAAAGTTTCCTTGTGATGAGTGCTACATCGAAGTATCAAGATATGAAAGCCATGGTCAAACGCTTTGAACACGTTCCAATCGATCAATTCATTTTTACAAAAGTAGATGAAACAGACACGATGGGAACCATTTTTCAAATCATCGCAGACTCTCAAATCAAACTTGGTTTTTTAACAAATGGCCAAAATGTGCCTGAGGATATTCTAGAAGGTTCTCCTCTTGAACTAACAAGGATGGTTTTACAATCATGA
- a CDS encoding MinD/ParA family protein yields MKPDQAEGLRNLVQQSQLITPDPLNVSGQAKTIAVMSGKGGVGKSNLTLNMALSIASTGKRVLVIDLDFGMGNIDILLGKTSTISILDVLVRKKSFQAAMTKGTDNLYYISGGSGLEQLFSLDKDQWSFFLEEMERMMQGFDCIFFDMGAGLSKDQLPFVLSAGEVVVVTTPEPTSIMDAYSAIKHLAIHQFERSVQIIVNRCKNSSEGSETYRKLAGVVTSFLHRKLVFAGAVPDDPAVPKAVSEQIPFYMKQPHSRLSKTIKMLAETLYYQQIREARREQHTFIDKLSSFFKRRKMDS; encoded by the coding sequence ATGAAGCCCGACCAAGCAGAAGGATTAAGAAATCTAGTTCAGCAGAGTCAACTGATTACACCGGATCCTCTTAACGTCAGCGGACAGGCAAAAACCATCGCCGTCATGAGCGGTAAAGGCGGAGTAGGTAAATCGAATTTGACACTGAATATGGCATTGTCTATCGCAAGTACAGGCAAAAGAGTGTTAGTGATCGATCTTGATTTTGGGATGGGGAATATTGATATTTTACTAGGGAAAACATCTACTATTTCTATATTAGATGTTCTCGTTAGAAAAAAATCCTTCCAAGCAGCCATGACAAAAGGTACGGATAACTTATATTACATTTCTGGCGGAAGTGGACTTGAACAACTGTTTTCTTTAGATAAAGATCAATGGTCGTTCTTTTTGGAAGAGATGGAAAGAATGATGCAGGGCTTCGATTGTATTTTCTTTGATATGGGAGCCGGCTTGTCAAAAGATCAGCTGCCTTTTGTCTTATCAGCAGGAGAAGTGGTCGTTGTGACGACGCCAGAGCCAACATCCATCATGGATGCCTACAGCGCGATTAAACACTTAGCCATTCATCAGTTTGAACGGTCTGTGCAAATCATTGTCAACCGGTGCAAAAATTCGTCAGAAGGATCTGAAACCTACCGGAAATTAGCAGGAGTGGTCACATCTTTTCTTCATAGAAAACTTGTATTTGCTGGCGCTGTGCCTGATGATCCTGCTGTTCCTAAAGCAGTATCAGAACAAATTCCATTTTATATGAAGCAGCCTCATTCAAGGCTGAGTAAAACCATTAAGATGCTGGCAGAAACACTATATTATCAGCAGATAAGAGAGGCACGGAGAGAACAGCATACGTTTATAGATAAGTTGTCCTCTTTTTTTAAAAGGAGGAAGATGGACTCGTGA
- a CDS encoding chemotaxis response regulator protein-glutamate methylesterase: MIRVLVVDDSAFMRKLISDFLSAEQEIEVVGTARNGEDALKRIKELNPDVVTLDVEMPVLNGTEALKQILAEHDLAVIMVSSQTKQGKDLTIHCLELGAFDFVTKPSGSISLDLHKVRGQIVERVLAAGLSRKRTEEKVSPKPVIKPPSPVAAPRLQTVKDASLRKIISIGTSTGGPRALQRVVTKLPKDIEAPILIVQHMPAGFTASLATRLDHLSQITIKEAQDGDIAKNGVAYIAPGGMNMSLHDQGESLVIRLSPEDTESRHKPSVNYLFESISSIKGYEKIAVIMTGMGSDGTEGVKKMVASGHTKVIAEKEESCVVFGMPKSVIKAGLAHETRHVDDIAHAIISSMKKERA, from the coding sequence GTGATCAGAGTGCTAGTAGTAGATGACTCGGCCTTTATGAGAAAGCTCATTAGTGATTTTCTAAGTGCCGAACAAGAAATTGAAGTCGTCGGAACGGCGCGAAATGGCGAAGATGCCTTAAAACGGATCAAGGAACTGAATCCAGATGTTGTCACATTAGATGTGGAAATGCCTGTTTTAAATGGAACAGAAGCATTAAAACAAATTCTGGCTGAACACGACCTTGCCGTGATTATGGTGTCAAGCCAGACAAAGCAAGGAAAAGATTTAACCATTCATTGCTTAGAACTCGGTGCTTTCGACTTTGTAACAAAACCTTCGGGAAGTATTTCGCTCGATTTGCACAAAGTGAGGGGGCAGATTGTAGAGCGGGTACTTGCGGCAGGACTGTCAAGAAAACGCACTGAAGAGAAGGTTTCTCCTAAGCCAGTGATAAAGCCGCCAAGTCCAGTGGCTGCACCCCGCCTGCAAACAGTAAAAGACGCCTCACTCCGAAAGATTATTTCTATTGGAACATCTACAGGAGGGCCAAGGGCACTTCAACGAGTCGTAACGAAGCTGCCTAAGGACATCGAGGCACCTATATTGATTGTGCAGCATATGCCGGCAGGATTCACGGCATCACTTGCTACTAGGTTAGACCATTTATCACAAATTACGATTAAAGAAGCGCAAGATGGAGACATCGCGAAAAATGGAGTGGCTTACATAGCTCCTGGTGGAATGAATATGTCCCTTCATGACCAAGGGGAGTCCCTCGTCATCAGGCTGTCTCCTGAAGACACGGAAAGCCGGCATAAACCATCTGTTAACTATTTATTTGAATCCATCAGCAGCATAAAGGGGTACGAGAAAATCGCTGTCATTATGACAGGTATGGGCAGTGACGGTACTGAAGGTGTCAAAAAAATGGTCGCAAGCGGTCATACGAAAGTCATTGCAGAAAAAGAAGAATCATGTGTTGTTTTCGGAATGCCTAAATCAGTCATTAAAGCAGGCCTTGCACATGAAACAAGGCATGTGGATGACATCGCACATGCAATTATAAGCTCCATGAAAAAAGAGAGGGCGTGA